A single region of the Changchengzhania lutea genome encodes:
- a CDS encoding cation-translocating P-type ATPase, translating into MIKVPHSLSVQEVTKKLQVSPDDGLTTSEVKKRQSKYGENILTYKKAKSGWLILFEQFLNPIIYVLGTASILAFAFNEWLEGFAILTVILFTAIIGFFMEWQALRSFEALQKIAQTSAQVIRNGITKQLKTRFLVPGDIILLTSGDVIPADARLITCQSMAVKEAALTGESNQVEKNKAKLSIQTPMAERSNMVFKSAIVVRGSAKAVVTAIGDQTYIGQISNLVQDAQKERSPLEKKLNKLSIWLIWLTLCLAFLIVISGYINGKDITLMIKTGIALAVAAIPEGLPIVATIALARGMVKLSKKNVIIKKLEAVQTLGETNIVCTDKTGTLTQDKMSVHKLIMYGSVLDYKNLENKESIRHYSEEHLALNKIIEVAVLCNNIQSKKLDKNPDSIEMALIDFAYKIGYNVVEIRQKHPEIKEIPFESESKWMATLNLYSTGYQACVKGAFESIINHCNYILTKDGVKPFIDKAAWFNHVKELCSNGLRTLAFAFRYTDNKPKPNMLVQDLVFLGVIGFFDPPRKDVNQAIETYKNAGIKVVMITGDHPDTARKIAEEVGLINLKDNANTVIHGKLIMDIDNLSSEKEETILHAKVFARMTPKQKLDMVCFYQKHNAIVGMIGDGVNDTPALKKADIGIAMGIRGTEAAKEVADVILMDDRFTSTELAIRQGRTIYENIRHFVVYLLSCNFAEIISIAIAAIFSLPLPLLPLQILFLNLVTDVFPALALGMGMGKKDIMKQLPRDPKEPIITRKLWISTIIYGMSITLAVIGISFYAHIILELPYRTVNNMAFFTLLFAQLINVFNIPHRRFSFFQNEVTKNLWVWLALILSLLIVVTVYLIPLTRKVLLLVPLTMDQFITIGVFVLCSLLISQAIKRFGGTV; encoded by the coding sequence ATGATAAAAGTACCACATTCATTATCAGTACAAGAGGTTACTAAAAAACTACAAGTTAGCCCAGATGATGGATTGACAACTTCTGAAGTAAAAAAACGTCAATCCAAATATGGAGAAAACATACTTACCTATAAAAAGGCAAAAAGTGGTTGGCTTATATTATTTGAACAATTTTTAAATCCTATAATTTATGTTTTAGGTACTGCTTCTATTTTAGCATTTGCATTTAATGAATGGTTGGAAGGATTTGCAATACTCACTGTTATTCTTTTTACAGCCATTATAGGTTTTTTTATGGAATGGCAGGCATTACGCTCTTTTGAAGCGCTTCAAAAGATTGCACAAACTTCTGCGCAGGTGATAAGAAATGGTATTACAAAACAATTAAAAACACGCTTTTTAGTTCCGGGTGATATTATATTACTAACCTCGGGTGACGTTATTCCTGCTGATGCCCGTTTAATTACATGTCAAAGTATGGCAGTTAAAGAAGCCGCTTTAACTGGCGAGAGTAATCAAGTAGAAAAAAACAAAGCTAAACTTTCTATACAAACACCTATGGCCGAACGTTCCAACATGGTTTTTAAAAGTGCTATAGTTGTTAGAGGTTCGGCAAAAGCTGTTGTTACAGCTATAGGAGATCAAACGTATATTGGGCAAATAAGTAATTTGGTACAAGATGCCCAAAAAGAAAGATCACCTTTAGAGAAAAAACTAAATAAACTAAGTATTTGGCTTATTTGGCTTACGTTATGTCTAGCTTTTTTAATAGTTATTAGTGGCTATATTAATGGGAAGGACATCACCTTAATGATAAAAACGGGTATTGCATTGGCAGTAGCCGCCATTCCAGAAGGATTGCCTATTGTGGCAACAATTGCCTTAGCAAGAGGAATGGTAAAACTATCAAAAAAGAATGTTATTATTAAAAAACTTGAGGCAGTACAGACATTAGGAGAAACAAACATAGTATGCACTGATAAAACAGGTACACTTACTCAAGATAAAATGTCAGTTCATAAACTTATAATGTATGGCAGTGTTTTAGACTATAAAAACTTAGAGAATAAAGAATCAATTAGACATTATTCTGAAGAACATTTAGCATTAAACAAAATTATTGAAGTAGCTGTATTGTGTAACAATATTCAGTCCAAAAAATTGGATAAAAATCCTGATTCTATAGAAATGGCTTTAATCGATTTTGCTTATAAAATTGGCTATAATGTTGTGGAAATAAGACAAAAGCATCCAGAAATTAAAGAAATTCCTTTCGAATCTGAAAGTAAATGGATGGCTACCCTAAACCTTTACAGCACTGGCTATCAAGCATGTGTTAAAGGGGCTTTTGAAAGTATAATTAATCATTGTAATTACATTTTAACAAAAGATGGTGTAAAACCATTTATTGATAAAGCAGCATGGTTCAATCATGTTAAAGAGCTTTGCTCTAATGGATTAAGAACTTTAGCCTTTGCTTTTAGGTATACTGATAATAAGCCCAAACCTAATATGCTGGTACAGGATTTAGTATTCTTGGGAGTTATTGGTTTTTTTGATCCTCCCCGTAAAGATGTAAATCAAGCCATAGAAACATACAAAAATGCTGGGATTAAAGTGGTAATGATAACTGGAGATCATCCAGATACTGCCAGAAAAATAGCCGAAGAAGTTGGATTAATAAACTTAAAAGATAATGCAAACACGGTTATTCACGGAAAATTGATTATGGATATTGATAATCTTAGCTCCGAAAAAGAAGAAACCATATTACATGCTAAAGTCTTTGCTAGAATGACACCAAAACAAAAACTAGACATGGTATGTTTTTATCAAAAACATAATGCTATTGTAGGTATGATTGGTGATGGTGTTAATGATACACCAGCTTTAAAGAAAGCCGATATAGGTATTGCAATGGGAATACGTGGTACCGAAGCTGCTAAAGAAGTAGCTGACGTTATTTTAATGGATGACAGGTTTACTTCAACCGAATTAGCTATTCGTCAAGGAAGAACTATTTATGAAAACATTCGTCATTTTGTTGTATATCTTCTATCTTGTAATTTTGCAGAGATTATTTCAATTGCAATTGCTGCAATATTTAGTTTACCACTCCCATTATTACCCCTTCAAATACTTTTTCTTAACCTTGTTACAGATGTGTTTCCTGCATTGGCTCTGGGTATGGGTATGGGTAAAAAAGATATAATGAAGCAATTACCACGTGATCCTAAAGAGCCTATTATTACTAGAAAACTCTGGATATCCACAATTATTTATGGCATGTCTATTACCTTGGCTGTTATTGGTATTTCATTTTATGCACACATAATTTTGGAACTTCCTTATCGAACAGTTAACAATATGGCTTTTTTTACGCTTCTTTTTGCGCAACTAATTAATGTATTTAATATACCTCATCGTCGTTTTTCTTTCTTTCAAAACGAAGTTACCAAAAACCTTTGGGTTTGGCTCGCCCTTATACTTTCATTGCTAATAGTTGTTACAGTATATCTCATACCATTAACCAGAAAAGTACTTTTACTTGTGCCATTAACAATGGACCAATTTATAACAATTGGTGTTTTTGTCTTATGCTCTCTATTAATTTCTCAAGCTATTAAACGTTTTGGAGGAACTGTTTAG
- a CDS encoding glycoside hydrolase family 130 protein, translated as MKGLEKYGILLSPTENEFENDGVFNPGIYQEGDTVHILYRAVQHGNFSTIGYAKTDGAYKIKERYNYPIITRELDYEKHGVEDPRITKIDDTYYIVYTAYDGINTLGALATSKDLVHFEKHGIITPQLNYKEYEKLVKCCDKKGLNPKYHHYFRLFAEIGLVDEKSRLLRDKDVVLFPRKINGKFAMLHRIWPGIQIVYFDDWKDLTKTFWEDYIKDLTDYIVLDPKGIFEVNYIGAGGPPIETEYGWLLIYHGVQETTKGRTYHAKAALLHIDKPEIEISRLLYPLFSPTKKWEKYGIVDNVVFPTGHAVFGDDLYVYYGAADMYTGVAKMSLSRLLQELRKQP; from the coding sequence ATGAAAGGGTTAGAAAAATATGGAATTCTTTTGAGTCCAACAGAAAACGAATTCGAAAATGATGGTGTCTTTAATCCAGGTATTTATCAAGAAGGAGACACCGTACATATTCTATACAGAGCAGTACAACATGGTAATTTTTCCACCATAGGATATGCTAAAACAGATGGGGCTTACAAAATAAAAGAGCGCTATAATTATCCTATAATAACACGTGAATTAGATTACGAAAAACACGGTGTAGAAGATCCAAGGATCACAAAAATTGATGATACTTACTACATAGTTTATACGGCTTATGATGGTATTAATACGTTAGGGGCATTAGCAACTTCAAAGGATTTGGTTCACTTTGAAAAGCATGGTATCATAACACCCCAGCTCAATTATAAAGAATATGAGAAATTAGTAAAGTGTTGTGATAAAAAAGGATTAAACCCTAAATACCATCATTACTTTCGTCTTTTTGCCGAAATTGGATTAGTGGATGAAAAATCCAGACTTTTGAGGGACAAAGATGTTGTTTTATTTCCAAGAAAAATAAACGGAAAATTTGCTATGTTACACCGCATTTGGCCAGGAATTCAAATAGTTTATTTTGATGATTGGAAAGATTTAACAAAAACCTTTTGGGAGGATTATATTAAGGATTTAACAGATTATATTGTTTTAGACCCTAAAGGCATTTTTGAAGTTAATTATATTGGTGCTGGCGGGCCTCCAATAGAAACTGAATACGGTTGGTTGTTAATTTATCACGGTGTTCAAGAAACAACAAAAGGGCGAACATATCATGCCAAAGCAGCATTATTGCACATAGATAAACCCGAAATTGAAATATCAAGGTTATTATATCCTTTATTTTCTCCAACAAAAAAATGGGAAAAATATGGTATCGTAGATAATGTTGTTTTCCCCACAGGACATGCCGTATTCGGGGATGATTTATATGTGTATTATGGTGCAGCCGATATGTACACTGGTGTTGCAAAAATGAGTTTAAGCAGGCTATTACAAGAATTAAGAAAGCAACCCTAA
- a CDS encoding BON domain-containing protein, whose protein sequence is MKEDILDELAWQPSIDETQIGVIVENGIVTLTGVVDSYAKKAATEKAVLNLIRAKGVINNEGHN, encoded by the coding sequence ATTAAAGAAGATATCTTAGATGAATTAGCATGGCAACCAAGTATTGACGAAACTCAAATTGGAGTGATTGTAGAAAATGGTATTGTAACGTTAACAGGAGTTGTTGATTCTTATGCTAAAAAGGCAGCTACCGAAAAGGCCGTTTTAAATTTAATACGAGCGAAGGGCGTAATTAATAATGAAGGGCATAATTAA
- a CDS encoding universal stress protein: MKTILYGTDCTDNDANALRYAYRFSSIMKADLHVLHVYDFPPINFLTIQPKELLKKRMQQEQKDILTNYCTKHLKNEFRQKPITIHAVENVSIINGILDKSKMLLPNLVILGMKDSRSKRRYFSSNIAEALLDKIELPILIVPNGLRHEGLSTIVYATDFEKEDIMSIKKLIEIAIPFGALIEIIHVFETEHYHAKENMERFKNILLKEVSYSEITFRTITSVKVKSGLLSVLKKEHATMLAMLAMLERKHNSGFNLFSRKDLVKDIGATVSIPLLAFSKHSTKSKKANIPGNKKIMEY; the protein is encoded by the coding sequence ATGAAAACAATACTATATGGCACAGATTGTACTGATAATGATGCCAATGCATTAAGGTATGCTTATCGTTTTAGCTCTATTATGAAAGCGGATTTACATGTTTTGCACGTTTATGATTTTCCCCCAATTAACTTTTTAACAATTCAACCTAAAGAATTATTAAAAAAACGCATGCAACAAGAGCAAAAAGATATTTTAACAAATTACTGTACAAAGCATCTTAAAAATGAATTTCGCCAAAAACCCATTACCATACATGCCGTTGAAAATGTTTCAATTATTAATGGTATTCTTGATAAATCTAAGATGCTACTACCAAATTTGGTCATTTTAGGTATGAAAGATAGTCGCAGCAAAAGAAGATATTTTTCTAGTAACATAGCTGAGGCTCTTTTGGATAAAATTGAACTACCAATATTGATAGTGCCAAACGGTTTAAGGCATGAGGGTCTTTCAACAATAGTTTATGCTACAGATTTTGAGAAAGAAGACATAATGTCTATAAAAAAACTCATAGAAATTGCAATCCCGTTTGGGGCACTTATAGAAATTATTCATGTTTTTGAAACGGAACACTATCACGCCAAAGAAAACATGGAAAGATTTAAGAACATCCTTTTAAAAGAGGTTTCATATTCGGAAATTACGTTTAGAACGATCACGTCTGTCAAAGTTAAATCTGGTTTGTTAAGTGTTTTAAAGAAAGAGCACGCCACTATGTTAGCTATGTTAGCTATGTTAGAACGTAAACACAATAGTGGTTTTAACCTATTTTCACGTAAAGATTTAGTAAAAGATATAGGTGCCACGGTCTCCATACCGCTACTCGCTTTCAGTAAACATAGTACAAAATCTAAAAAAGCAAATATACCCGGTAACAAAAAAATAATGGAATATTGA